A genomic stretch from Telopea speciosissima isolate NSW1024214 ecotype Mountain lineage chromosome 7, Tspe_v1, whole genome shotgun sequence includes:
- the LOC122670128 gene encoding lipoprotein NlpI isoform X1, with protein sequence MVSKLISQSNVSVFSSSCYPSPVATASASHLRFKARNKVPFFGVTPSRMQFDQTLARVVSRRLFLPSVSGIWNALTGGSVAREAMLAIRRGMQLFRQGNVPESLMEFDRAIELDPRQKAYLWQRGLSLYYLDKFEDGAEQFRLDVAQNPNDTEESIWCFLCEAQLYGVDEARSRVLEVGRDQRPVMREAYNLFKDGNDPEKLVSAFLVAQEHEYFYASLYAGLYYESQKNSNAAKRYLLAACQSPYGLRSDDYMASLAKVHCLCRNWIPN encoded by the exons ATGGTATCGAAACTGATTTCTCAGTCCAATGTTTCCGTGTTTTCCTCTTCCTGCTACCCTTCGCCGGTCGCTACGGCTTCCGCATCGCACCTTAGATTCAAAGCCCGCAACAAAGTACCCTTCTTTGGGGTTACTCCGTCGAGGATGCAGTTCGACCAAACCCTGGCACGAGTAGTGTCTAGAAGGTTGTTCCTTCCTTCGGTGTCAGGGATCTGGAATGCTTTGACGGGTGGCAGCGTCGCTCGTGAGGCAATGCTTGCCATCCGACGAGGAATGCAGCTCTTTAGACAG GGTAATGTTCCCGAGTCGTTAATGGAGTTCGATAGAGCAATCGAACTGGATCCTCGACAGAAGGCAT ATCTTTGGCAGAGAGGACTGTCCTTGTATTATCTGGATAA GTTTGAAGATGGAGCAGAGCAGTTTCGGTTAGATGTTGCACAAAATCCAAATGACACAGAGGAGTCAATATGGTGTTTCCTGTGTGAAGCCCAATTATATGGAGTGGATGAAGCAAGGAGTCGAGTCCTGGAG GTTGGCCGAGATCAACGGCCTGTCATGCGTGAAGCCTATAACTTATTCAAAGATGGCAATGATCCGGAAAAG CTTGTTTCTGCCTTTTTGGTTGCACAGGAGCATGAGTATTTCTATGCTTCTTTATATGCTGGGCTTTATTACGAATCTCAG AAGAATTCAAATGCAGCGAAACGTTATCTTCTTGCTGCATGTCAGTCCCCTTATGGGCTAAG GTCTGATGATTATATGGCTTCTCTTGCAAAGGTTCACTGTCTTTGTCGAAATTGGATCCCCAATTGA
- the LOC122670128 gene encoding uncharacterized protein LOC122670128 isoform X2, with amino-acid sequence MVSKLISQSNVSVFSSSCYPSPVATASASHLRFKARNKVPFFGVTPSRMQFDQTLARVVSRRLFLPSVSGIWNALTGGSVAREAMLAIRRGMQLFRQGNVPESLMEFDRAIELDPRQKAYLWQRGLSLYYLDKFEDGAEQFRLDVAQNPNDTEESIWCFLCEAQLYGVDEARSRVLELVSAFLVAQEHEYFYASLYAGLYYESQKNSNAAKRYLLAACQSPYGLRSDDYMASLAKVHCLCRNWIPN; translated from the exons ATGGTATCGAAACTGATTTCTCAGTCCAATGTTTCCGTGTTTTCCTCTTCCTGCTACCCTTCGCCGGTCGCTACGGCTTCCGCATCGCACCTTAGATTCAAAGCCCGCAACAAAGTACCCTTCTTTGGGGTTACTCCGTCGAGGATGCAGTTCGACCAAACCCTGGCACGAGTAGTGTCTAGAAGGTTGTTCCTTCCTTCGGTGTCAGGGATCTGGAATGCTTTGACGGGTGGCAGCGTCGCTCGTGAGGCAATGCTTGCCATCCGACGAGGAATGCAGCTCTTTAGACAG GGTAATGTTCCCGAGTCGTTAATGGAGTTCGATAGAGCAATCGAACTGGATCCTCGACAGAAGGCAT ATCTTTGGCAGAGAGGACTGTCCTTGTATTATCTGGATAA GTTTGAAGATGGAGCAGAGCAGTTTCGGTTAGATGTTGCACAAAATCCAAATGACACAGAGGAGTCAATATGGTGTTTCCTGTGTGAAGCCCAATTATATGGAGTGGATGAAGCAAGGAGTCGAGTCCTGGAG CTTGTTTCTGCCTTTTTGGTTGCACAGGAGCATGAGTATTTCTATGCTTCTTTATATGCTGGGCTTTATTACGAATCTCAG AAGAATTCAAATGCAGCGAAACGTTATCTTCTTGCTGCATGTCAGTCCCCTTATGGGCTAAG GTCTGATGATTATATGGCTTCTCTTGCAAAGGTTCACTGTCTTTGTCGAAATTGGATCCCCAATTGA